The Pseudodesulfovibrio cashew genomic sequence CCAACGCCCACGATGGTGGAGAAAGCCAGTTCCTCTGCCCCGTTCTCGCGGAAGAACCGCTCCACATCCCAGGAGACCTGCTCCTCGGTCATGCCCGGCTCCAGCCGCTGTTCGATGTACTCGAAGAGACGGTGGTTGAGGGCCATGGACGCGTCCATGCGGCGAATCTCGTCCTCGTCCTTGATGATGCGCAGGGATTCCACCAGGTTGTCCGTGGAGGCCAGGGAAAAGCGCTCCTTCAGGTTGTCGTAGTCGAACAGGTGGAGCGCCTTGGGCTCGATGCCCAGCGATTTCACGCCCGCGCTCTTGAGCACTTCACCCATCAGCACGAACTTGTTGGCCGAATAGATGTGCAGGTTGTCCTCGCCCCACACGCCCCGGGCCGCGTCGAAGTAGCGCGGGTCGGTGAACAGCTTGTCCTCGCCGTCAGCGGTGATCACCAGCCAGCCCGAGGATTCGTTACACTGCGGGTCGTGCAGCTCGAAGCCGCTCAGGTAGTAGCGGTTGGCCGCGTGGGAGACCAGCAGTGCGGGGATCTCCTTCTCCTTGAGCAGCCGCTTGAGGTTCTCTCGCCGTTGTTCGTATATGTTCTTCATGTCGTTCCTCGCTTTCGGCCCTGAAAAACGGACGCGCGGACGCCGGCAACGACCTGGAGGCCGCGCCGTGCGCCGGGGTCCGTGCCGCCGCCGAAATGGCAGCGGCCGTGGGCCGGTTATTCCCAGGAATAGGTTGATTCGGGCGTATCAGTGACCATGCGTTCGGCCCACTCCACGCCCTGCATGACAGAGTGGTCCATGTTGGACACCTCGTACTTCCAGCCGCCGAAACGGCCACGCGAGTAGATGTCCAATTCCTCCAACCGGGGCTGGATGGCGCGCAGGGAGGCGTCCCGGGAGAGGGTGGGCACGGGATAGCCGTAGTCCACGTTGGTCTCCCACCGGGTGACGATGTCGTCCACCCTGCTCTGGTCCAGCAAGGAGGTATTTACCAGACCCGCGACGGTACGGTCCATCAATTCGTCGATCTTTTCGGGCTTGTGCGCGGAGTGTGAGGTCTCGCACATGAAGGCAAGCTGCTCGCCTGGCCGGGCCACGTTGTTGGGCGAGTAGTTGTGAAAGTTGGTCACCCGGTAAAAGGGGCAGTCCTTCTCCGGGAAATACATCCAGCAGCGGGAGTTGCGCTCGCGCTCCTCGCGGATGTCCAGGCCGACCCCGGCCACGTGCACCGCGTTGTGCTCCAGGCCGGACGCGGCCTCCACCAGAGCGGAATCCGGCGAAGCCATCCACTCAGCGACGAAGCGGTCCAGGGGCGCGGTGTTCAGGAGCACGTCGTACTCAACCTCCAGACCGTCCAGGGTGGTCACGCGTTTGGCCAAGGCGTCCACCGAAGCCACTTCCTGGCCGTAGCGGATGCGATCGCCCTGGAGAGAGGCCATGCGCCGGAATATTTCTCCAGTGCCGCCGTGAAGCGGAAATTTGAAGGTGTTGTTCGGCCCCCAGGCCACGTCGTCCTGCGCCAGGATGATGTTCTTGAGCACCTTTCGCAGGTCCACGACGCTGACCCGCTCGCCGATCCAGTTGAACTGCATCAGCTCGGGCGGTGTGGCCCACACCTTGAAATTGTACGGGGCCATGAAATGTCTGGCGATGCCCGCGCCAAAGATATGCTCGAACCACTGGGCGAAATTTTCCGGCGCGGCCTCGGACCGGTTGCCGGGCAACAATCCCTCCACGCACTCCCAGCGGGGCTCGCGCGGCAGGTAGCGGATATTGTTCTGGAAGGGATACGGCACCCAGGAGCCGTGGGAGCGGACCCAGGACTCGCGCTGGTGCTCCAGCCGCTCCTCGCCAAGCAGGGAATCCATGAGCGCGTCGAAATACGCATAGTGCGAGAAGACCACGTGGCCGCCGATGTCCCAGGTGAACCCGGCGTCGTCCCGGAAGCTGGCCGCCAGGCCGCCCGCGTGGCCGTGCCGCTCAAGCACCAGGTAGTCGTCCGCGCCGAGTTCCTTGAGCCGGTGGGCCGCGCCAAGGCCGGTGGGGCCCGCCCCGATGATCAGGTATCTGGTCTTCACGTATTCGTCCTTGTCTTGCTCCCAAAGGGGGAAGTTATTTCCATCCGGAAGAGATAATCAAGTTTGATGCCAACATGCGTCGAAACGGACGCCCTTGACCGCAACGGCGACCCGGTGGCAAGGTCGGACTCTCAACCGCAACGCCCCAAGACACAAGGAGAACACACCGATGAACTGGCCCGCCTACGTCGCCATGGACGCCGTCCCATCCGGTTCTTCTGTGCTGCTCTACGGGGCGGGAGGCCGTGGCGGCCGCGCACTGGAGCTGCTCAAGGCGCTCAACCCCGGAGTCACGGTCCTCGGCTTCGTGGACAGCTTCAAGCGAGGGCGCTGGCAGGGTTTGCCGGTCCACGCACCGGAGGACATCCTTACCGGTGCTCTGGGTGCGGACTTCGTCATCGTCACCACCTTCGACTTCATCCCGGTGCTGACGCGGCTTGACCACGCTCTGGGAGAGAAGCTCCTGGTGGGAGACATCCCCATGCCGGAACGAAAGCACGCCATCATCTCCCACGGGCTGAAGGCAATCTACCTGGTCATGCCCAAGGTGGCGAGCACCACGCTGGAGGTGGCCCTGGCCGCTGCCTCGCCCACGCCAATCGAGGTCATTCAGGAGGCCGACCTGTCCGCCTGCCCCCGTGACTACTTTTCCTTCACCTTCGTGCGCAACCCATACGACCGCATGGTCTCCATTTTCCGGCACGAAGCCAACAACTTCAACCGGAACGTGTACCGCCCGGCCATGGAGTGGCTGGGCAGGGACCCGGCGGACTTCGCCAATTTCGTGGAGTTCGTGCACCGCCTGCCCGATGGCATCGCCGACATCCACGTCCGGTCCCAGCACAGGCTGCTGGAGGGCGTGGAAGAGACCGTGGGCCTGGATTTTGCGGGACATCTGGAGTCTCTGAATGAGGACTTCGCCCGCGTGGCCGAGCGTCTCGAAATCCCGTCCGATCTGGGACACATCACCAAGAGCAAACGCGGGCACTACCGCGACTACTGCACCCCGAAGCTGCTCGCCCTGATCGGAGAGCGCTATCGGCGCGACTTCGAACTGTTCGGCTACGAGCTTGAAGCATAGCAGAGGAAAACCCTTGCATTGAAAAAGCCCCCGTACGCTTGGCGCACGGGGGCTTTGCATTCAGTCTGCCTGAAAACGGGCTACTGCACGTAGACCTTGAGGCGTTGTCCGGCGTAGATGGTGCCCTTGCTGTTAAGGGAGTTCCAACGACGCAGGTCCGAGACCTTGACTCCGAAACGGCGGGCGATGGAGATCAGGTTGTCGCCTCTGCGGACCTTGTAGCGGACCAACTGGGTCTTGACCTTTTCCGCGTCCCGGACCGCCTGCTTGGTGGCGGTGCTGGAGTTGTTGGGGATGTAGAGCTTCTGCCCGGCCTTGAGCCGGTTGGAATTCAGGCCGTTGGCGCGCTTGACCGTGGACACCGTGGTCCCGAATTTGCGGGAGATGGACCACAGGGTATCGCCGGAACGGACGATGTAGTTGCCGCGCTTGGCAGCGATGGCACGGGTCTCGGCACGGGAAGACGACGAAGCCGGGGCGGCCGAAGCCACTATGCTGCGGCTGGACCCATTGCCCGGAACCATGACGAACTGGCCGGGACGCAGGGTGTTGGTGCGGGTGTTGTTGACCTTTTTCAGCACGGACACGGGCACGTGGTAACGGCGGGAGATGCGCCACCAGGAGTCGCCGGAGCGAACGCGGTGCCGGGTGTATCCGGCGTAGGGCCGGGAACCGGGATCGGCCAGGTAGGCCATCATCTTGTCCGCGCGGTCCACGGGCAGATAGGCCGTGGCCCCCATGTGCGGCGGGCTGACCTGGCGACGAAAGGCCGGGTTGAGTCGATGGAACTCGCTCCAGTTCATGCCGCCGGCGCGGGCCAGGGCCAGCAGATCGGTGCCCCCAGGCACCTCGACAGGCACCAATTCCTGCTCCATTTCCCAGGAAACCGGCTCGAAGCCCAGGGCATCGAGGTTCTGGAAGATCTTGGAGATGGCGATGAACTTGGGCACGTAATGACGGGTCTCGGTCTTGAGGCGGACCCGACGGGAGAGCTTGCGGTTCTTGGCGGTCAATTCAAAGAAATCGTTGCATCCGGCCTGCTTCAGGGCGCGGGAAATCTTGCCTTCGCCCGCGTTGTAGGCGGCCAGGGCGAGATACCAGTCACCGAACTTGTCGTAGAGATCCTTCAGGTGACGGGCGGCGGCATCCGTGGATTTGTAAGGATCGCGGCGTTCGTCGATCCACCAGTCGGACCGCAGGCCATAGAGTCGGCCCGTGCCGCGCATGAACTGCCACATGCCCCCGGCACCGGCCCAGGAGTAGGCGCGAACGTTGTAGCCGGACTCGGTAAAGGGCAGCAGGACCAGGTCCTGAGGCAGGCCGTATTTGGTGAAGACGCGGCGCACGTAGGGAAGATAGGGCTGGGAACGTTCCAGCCAGCGCACCATGGTCTTCCTGGCTTTGTGGGTGAAGTAATTGAAATATTGTTCGACGTCTTCGGTCTCGTGGGCCTCGAGGTCGAAGAGCAGGCCGAAGCGGGCGTTCAGCACCGCCTGCTCGGTTTCGGTCAGGTCGCCTTCCACGTCGGGCTGGGCCGCCACCTCGGGCTCAAGGGGGTCGGCGTCCACCGGCACTTCGGGCTCGGCCTCGATGTCCGTCTGGGTCGCCTCCACAACGGCGGGCTCGACCGGCTGCTTCTTTGCGCAACCAAACGACAATCCCGCCACGAGCAGGACCAACAACAGTAACCGTACAGACTTCGATATTTTCAAATTTTCCTCCGGCTTCCTGCACCCCCGTATCAAAAAAGGGGTTTCTTGGGAAGTCTAGAAAAAATCTTAACGTTAAATAGGGATCGCATTCTGCTATCCCACCTTGCGCGGGATTGCAATAGCAGGGTAAACCCATTACAGAGTCGCGGTGTCCTACGCAACCTTGTGCAATGGTTTGCCGAATCCTCATACGGAGAGAAAAATGCAGCACAACGAAAAAGGCAAGAAAGAAGGCAAGACCTACGTGGTCGGCAACAATCCGGTCAGGGAGCTCCTGGAGGGCGACCCCGCCAGGGTGGA encodes the following:
- a CDS encoding M24 family metallopeptidase, coding for MKNIYEQRRENLKRLLKEKEIPALLVSHAANRYYLSGFELHDPQCNESSGWLVITADGEDKLFTDPRYFDAARGVWGEDNLHIYSANKFVLMGEVLKSAGVKSLGIEPKALHLFDYDNLKERFSLASTDNLVESLRIIKDEDEIRRMDASMALNHRLFEYIEQRLEPGMTEEQVSWDVERFFRENGAEELAFSTIVGVGPNAALPHAIPGSDKVLDNEMVLIDTGCRLEEYNSDQTRTFWVGDKPSDRFKETKELVLAAQQAAIDVIRPGLSCIEAYKAAYSVFEKAGVEHLFTHGLGHGVGLETHEAPSLSRAYPGELAAGMVVTVEPGLYDASWGGIRWEYQVLVTEDGCRVM
- a CDS encoding protoporphyrinogen/coproporphyrinogen oxidase, with amino-acid sequence MKTRYLIIGAGPTGLGAAHRLKELGADDYLVLERHGHAGGLAASFRDDAGFTWDIGGHVVFSHYAYFDALMDSLLGEERLEHQRESWVRSHGSWVPYPFQNNIRYLPREPRWECVEGLLPGNRSEAAPENFAQWFEHIFGAGIARHFMAPYNFKVWATPPELMQFNWIGERVSVVDLRKVLKNIILAQDDVAWGPNNTFKFPLHGGTGEIFRRMASLQGDRIRYGQEVASVDALAKRVTTLDGLEVEYDVLLNTAPLDRFVAEWMASPDSALVEAASGLEHNAVHVAGVGLDIREERERNSRCWMYFPEKDCPFYRVTNFHNYSPNNVARPGEQLAFMCETSHSAHKPEKIDELMDRTVAGLVNTSLLDQSRVDDIVTRWETNVDYGYPVPTLSRDASLRAIQPRLEELDIYSRGRFGGWKYEVSNMDHSVMQGVEWAERMVTDTPESTYSWE
- a CDS encoding sulfotransferase family 2 domain-containing protein yields the protein MNWPAYVAMDAVPSGSSVLLYGAGGRGGRALELLKALNPGVTVLGFVDSFKRGRWQGLPVHAPEDILTGALGADFVIVTTFDFIPVLTRLDHALGEKLLVGDIPMPERKHAIISHGLKAIYLVMPKVASTTLEVALAAASPTPIEVIQEADLSACPRDYFSFTFVRNPYDRMVSIFRHEANNFNRNVYRPAMEWLGRDPADFANFVEFVHRLPDGIADIHVRSQHRLLEGVEETVGLDFAGHLESLNEDFARVAERLEIPSDLGHITKSKRGHYRDYCTPKLLALIGERYRRDFELFGYELEA
- a CDS encoding lytic transglycosylase domain-containing protein; translation: MKISKSVRLLLLVLLVAGLSFGCAKKQPVEPAVVEATQTDIEAEPEVPVDADPLEPEVAAQPDVEGDLTETEQAVLNARFGLLFDLEAHETEDVEQYFNYFTHKARKTMVRWLERSQPYLPYVRRVFTKYGLPQDLVLLPFTESGYNVRAYSWAGAGGMWQFMRGTGRLYGLRSDWWIDERRDPYKSTDAAARHLKDLYDKFGDWYLALAAYNAGEGKISRALKQAGCNDFFELTAKNRKLSRRVRLKTETRHYVPKFIAISKIFQNLDALGFEPVSWEMEQELVPVEVPGGTDLLALARAGGMNWSEFHRLNPAFRRQVSPPHMGATAYLPVDRADKMMAYLADPGSRPYAGYTRHRVRSGDSWWRISRRYHVPVSVLKKVNNTRTNTLRPGQFVMVPGNGSSRSIVASAAPASSSSRAETRAIAAKRGNYIVRSGDTLWSISRKFGTTVSTVKRANGLNSNRLKAGQKLYIPNNSSTATKQAVRDAEKVKTQLVRYKVRRGDNLISIARRFGVKVSDLRRWNSLNSKGTIYAGQRLKVYVQ